One genomic window of Elaeis guineensis isolate ETL-2024a chromosome 2, EG11, whole genome shotgun sequence includes the following:
- the LOC105055756 gene encoding CBL-interacting protein kinase 7, which translates to MPTPPNQKNPKKQLRGREKEVETTLLMDLRRRSKSVPTPPKRHHKPEVLLGRYELGRLLGRGTFAKVYYARSLADGSGVAVKVLDKPEIIETGMAPRVLREVSAMRRLSHPNILKLHEVMATKSKIYLVMEHAAGGDLLSLLARRGRLAEPVARRYFQQLVAALRYCHARGIAHRDVKPQNLLLDRHGNLKVSDFGLSALPDQLGDDGRLRTACGTPAYTAPEIVRRKGYDGAKADAWSCGVILFVLLAGSLPFDDANIAVMYKKIQKREYEFPPWISGSARRLVARLLDPNPETRMTIEALADHPWFKRSLSLDSQLSLMDLPPSAGAGAATAMNAFDIISLSSGLDLSGLFDDGKKREKRFTSTASVETIMRRIEEIGAKLGYLVERRKGGAVGLGRWGSVVLVVEVSEVVSPLLLVEVRVDDGSAGDTEEFGWGELKAELGDIVFAWHSKEDS; encoded by the coding sequence ATGCCCACCCCACCAAACCAAAAGAACCCAAAGAAACAGTTAAgaggaagggagaaagaagtagaGACCACCCTTCTCATGGACCTTAGAAGAAGGTCCAAATCCGTACCTACGCCGCCGAAACGCCACCACAAGCCGGAGGTTCTTCTCGGCCGGTACGAGCTCGGCCGCCTCCTCGGCCGCGGTACCTTCGCCAAGGTGTACTACGCCCGCTCCCTCGCCGACGGCTCCGGCGTCGCCGTCAAGGTCCTCGACAAGCCCGAAATCATCGAGACCGGCATGGCCCCACGGGTCCTCCGCGAAGTCTCCGCCATGCGCCGCCTCTCTCATCCGAATATCCTCAAGCTCCACGAGGTCATGGCGACCAAGTCCAAGATATACCTGGTCATGGAGCACGCCGCCGGCGGCGACCTCCTCTCCCTCCTGGCCCGCCGGGGCCGCCTCGCCGAGCCCGTTGCCCGCCGCTACTTCCAGCAGCTCGTGGCCGCCCTGCGCTACTGCCACGCCCGCGGCATCGCCCACCGCGACGTCAAGCCGCAGAACCTCCTCCTCGACCGCCACGGCAACCTCAAGGTCTCCGACTTCGGCCTCTCCGCCCTCCCCGACCAGCTCGGAGACGACGGCCGCCTCCGCACCGCCTGCGGCACCCCGGCCTACACCGCGCCGGAGATCGTCCGGCGGAAGGGCTACGACGGCGCCAAGGCCGACGCGTGGTCGTGCGGCGTCATCCTCTTCGTGCTGCTCGCGGGGTCGCTGCCGTTCGACGACGCCAACATCGCGGTCATGTACAAAAAGATCCAGAAGCGGGAGTACGAGTTCCCGCCGTGGATCTCCGGGTCGGCACGGCGGCTGGTGGCGAGGCTGCTGGATCCGAACCCGGAGACGAGGATGACGATCGAGGCTCTGGCGGATCACCCTTGGTTCAAGAGATCGCTCAGTCTGGACTCCCAGCTGAGCCTGATGGACCTGCCACCCAGCGCTGGCGCCGGCGCCGCTACGGCCATGAACGCTTTCGACATAATATCGCTGTCGTCGGGACTGGATTTGTCGGGCTTGTTCGACGAcgggaagaagagggagaagcGGTTCACGTCGACGGCGTCGGTGGAGACGATCATGCGAAGGATCGAGGAGATTGGTGCAAAATTGGGGTacttggtggagaggaggaaggGAGGGGCAGTGGGGTTGGGGAGGTGGGGGTCGGTGGTGTTGGTGGTGGAGGTGTCGGAAGTGGTGTCGCCGCTGCTTCTGGTGGAGGTGAGGGTGGACGACGGCAGCGCAGGTGACACAGAGGAATTTGGTTGGGGAGAATTGAAGGCAGAGCTTGGGGACATTGTTTTTGCTTGGCATAGTAAGGAGGATTCATGA